A region from the Phycisphaerales bacterium genome encodes:
- the truA gene encoding tRNA pseudouridine(38-40) synthase TruA, with the protein MQRRYRLTVRYDGSEFHGWQKQERPGEEALRTAQGVLESAVSRAVRQPVILIGASRTDAGVHALGQVAAFNAETTIPVERLHHAINRYLPDDIAVTEASEAPAAFDPITWAMRKAYEYTIHNASVKPVFERHRVYHCWHTLDAAAMHEAAQRIIGEHDFASFANTHHGRSSTVRTVFSCAVRRGGERIVIEICGSGFLYHMVRIIAGTLVEVGRGAMSPDDVSQVLAARDRTEAGPTLDAAGLRLMWIQYAGDDPAERAVSGALHGDPRLAVDDGTIDA; encoded by the coding sequence ATGCAGCGGCGATATCGGCTGACAGTTCGATACGACGGCTCGGAGTTCCACGGCTGGCAGAAGCAGGAGCGGCCAGGCGAGGAGGCACTGCGCACCGCGCAAGGCGTGCTTGAGTCGGCCGTAAGCCGCGCCGTCCGGCAGCCCGTGATCCTCATTGGCGCCAGCCGCACCGACGCCGGCGTGCACGCGCTGGGGCAGGTCGCTGCGTTCAACGCCGAGACGACGATCCCAGTTGAGCGGCTGCATCACGCCATCAATCGCTACCTGCCCGACGACATCGCCGTGACCGAGGCGAGCGAAGCGCCGGCGGCGTTTGATCCCATCACCTGGGCCATGCGCAAGGCGTACGAATACACGATTCACAACGCGAGCGTCAAACCCGTGTTCGAGCGCCACCGCGTGTACCACTGCTGGCACACGCTGGATGCCGCCGCCATGCACGAAGCCGCGCAGCGGATCATCGGCGAGCACGACTTTGCCTCCTTCGCCAACACCCACCACGGCCGCAGTTCAACGGTGCGCACGGTGTTCAGTTGCGCGGTGCGGCGAGGCGGCGAGCGCATCGTCATCGAGATCTGCGGTTCAGGCTTCCTCTACCACATGGTGCGCATCATCGCAGGCACGCTCGTCGAAGTCGGGCGCGGCGCGATGAGCCCGGATGACGTTTCGCAGGTTCTGGCAGCGCGCGACCGGACGGAGGCCGGGCCGACGCTCGACGCCGCAGGCCTGCGGCTCATGTGGATTCAGTATGCCGGCGATGATCCGGCCGAAAGAGCAGTTTCAGGCGCGCTGCACGGCGATCCACGGCTGGCCGTTGACGATGGGACGATCGACGCGTGA
- a CDS encoding class I SAM-dependent methyltransferase has protein sequence MNEPSSAQEQQFLGGPPEVFDAVGREQLAALLDFGLSPQSMLLDIGCGCLRGGRWIIPLLEPGHYCGIEPNTEMLAYGLKSIVDPEIIRIKQPRFDPNDRFDFSVFGNKFTHFIARSVWTHADKAQIGAMLDGVAQCGAPEAVLLASFRPARWYKGDDYNGVGWVGRSHESDQSGMICHSFRWIASACRQRGLWASRVDRPIVNGQPWIAVQRA, from the coding sequence ATGAATGAACCGTCCAGCGCGCAAGAGCAGCAGTTCCTCGGCGGCCCGCCTGAAGTGTTCGACGCCGTCGGACGCGAACAACTCGCGGCCCTGCTCGACTTTGGCTTGAGTCCGCAGAGCATGCTTCTCGACATCGGATGCGGCTGTCTGCGCGGCGGGCGGTGGATCATCCCGCTGCTCGAACCGGGCCACTACTGCGGCATCGAACCCAACACCGAGATGCTTGCGTATGGGCTCAAGTCAATCGTCGATCCTGAGATCATCCGCATCAAGCAGCCGCGCTTCGATCCCAACGACCGCTTCGACTTCTCCGTTTTCGGCAACAAGTTCACGCACTTCATCGCGCGGAGCGTCTGGACACACGCAGACAAAGCGCAGATCGGCGCGATGCTCGACGGCGTGGCGCAGTGCGGCGCGCCCGAGGCCGTGCTGCTCGCCAGCTTCCGGCCCGCGCGCTGGTACAAGGGCGACGACTACAACGGGGTCGGCTGGGTGGGGCGCAGCCACGAGTCGGACCAGTCGGGGATGATCTGCCACAGTTTCAGGTGGATCGCCAGCGCCTGCCGCCAGCGCGGGCTGTGGGCGTCACGCGTCGATCGTCCCATCGTCAACGGCCAGCCGTGGATCGCCGTGCAGCGCGCCTGA